In a genomic window of Streptomyces sp. SJL17-4:
- the glpX gene encoding class II fructose-bisphosphatase: MTEQQNLPPELVVSPEAPDRNLALELVRVTEAAAMAAGRWVGRGDKIGADGAAVNAMRTLISTVSMNGVVVIGEGEKDEAPMLFNGERVGDGTGAEVDIAVDPIDGTTLNAKGMPNAIAVLAAADRGTMFDPSAVFYMDKLVTGPEAADFVDINAPVSVNIRRVAKAKNSSPEDITVVILDRPRHEGIVKEIRETGARIKFISDGDVAGSIMAVREGTGVDMLMGVGGTPEGIISACAIKCLGGVIQGKLWPKDEAERQKALDAGHDLDRVLSTNDLVGGDNVFFVATGITDGELLRGVRYRAETATTQSLVMRSKSGTIRQIDSTHRLSKLRAYSKIDFDRAK; the protein is encoded by the coding sequence TCCCGACCGCAACCTCGCCCTTGAGCTGGTCCGCGTCACCGAGGCCGCCGCCATGGCCGCCGGCCGCTGGGTCGGCCGCGGCGACAAGATCGGCGCGGACGGCGCGGCGGTCAACGCCATGCGCACCCTGATCTCCACCGTCTCGATGAACGGCGTGGTCGTCATCGGCGAGGGCGAGAAGGACGAAGCGCCCATGCTCTTCAACGGCGAGCGGGTCGGCGACGGCACCGGCGCCGAGGTCGACATCGCCGTCGACCCGATCGACGGCACCACGCTGAACGCCAAGGGCATGCCCAACGCGATCGCCGTCCTCGCCGCCGCCGACCGCGGCACCATGTTCGACCCCTCCGCGGTCTTCTACATGGACAAGCTGGTCACCGGCCCCGAGGCCGCCGACTTCGTCGACATCAACGCCCCCGTCTCGGTCAACATCCGCCGGGTCGCCAAGGCGAAGAACTCCTCGCCCGAGGACATCACGGTCGTCATCCTGGACCGCCCCCGTCACGAGGGCATCGTCAAGGAGATCCGCGAGACCGGCGCCCGCATCAAGTTCATCTCGGACGGCGACGTCGCCGGTTCGATCATGGCCGTCCGCGAGGGCACCGGCGTCGACATGCTCATGGGCGTCGGCGGCACCCCCGAGGGCATCATCTCCGCCTGCGCCATCAAGTGCCTCGGCGGTGTGATCCAGGGCAAGCTGTGGCCGAAGGACGAGGCCGAGCGCCAGAAGGCCCTCGACGCCGGCCACGACCTGGACCGGGTGCTCTCCACGAACGACCTGGTCGGCGGCGACAACGTGTTCTTCGTCGCGACCGGCATCACCGACGGCGAACTGCTCCGCGGGGTGCGGTACCGCGCCGAGACCGCGACCACGCAGTCGCTCGTCATGCGTTCGAAGTCCGGCACGATCCGCCAGATCGACTCCACGCACCGGCTCTCGAAGCTGCGCGCGTACAGCAAGATCGACTTCGACCGCGCGAAGTGA
- a CDS encoding WhiB family transcriptional regulator, with protein MLQLPHQPLQVAAVPSQRAPAREDEAGPWHAEAVCRRDEAGLFFAPSKEPTAARLAREAAAKRVCGRCPVMVECREHALLQPEPYGVWGGLTAAERRVALARRRRREVELRKAAATDRIAQAG; from the coding sequence GTGCTGCAACTGCCGCATCAGCCCCTCCAGGTCGCCGCCGTGCCCTCTCAGCGCGCCCCTGCACGGGAGGACGAGGCCGGTCCTTGGCATGCGGAGGCGGTGTGCCGCCGGGACGAGGCCGGACTGTTCTTCGCCCCCTCCAAGGAGCCGACCGCCGCCCGGCTCGCGCGTGAGGCGGCGGCCAAGCGGGTCTGCGGCCGCTGTCCCGTGATGGTCGAATGCCGGGAGCACGCGCTCCTCCAGCCCGAGCCGTACGGGGTGTGGGGCGGGCTCACGGCGGCGGAGCGCCGCGTCGCCCTGGCCCGCCGCCGGCGGCGCGAGGTGGAGCTGCGGAAGGCGGCCGCGACCGACCGCATCGCCCAGGCGGGCTGA
- a CDS encoding DUF1707 domain-containing protein: MDLEKKPEPEMQPEPQRQAAPAKPAEPASAETVFADPQGSLRASDADRDRIADILRDALAEGRIDAEEHSDRIDAVYRAKTVGELEPIVRDLPGARTRQEPAPDYGYGPEGADGPPANLVAIFSSTTRKGRWRVSRRTNAFALFGNIEIDLTEAIFAQRLTTINATSIFGNVEVRVPENISLRGNGSGIFGNFEVVTLEGVDPQAPVVVINGYSVFGNVEARPKRGKWITDLQDKLRKHLGH; encoded by the coding sequence GTGGACCTCGAAAAGAAGCCCGAACCCGAAATGCAGCCGGAGCCGCAGCGGCAGGCCGCGCCCGCCAAGCCTGCCGAGCCCGCCTCCGCGGAGACCGTCTTCGCCGACCCACAGGGCTCGTTGCGGGCCTCGGACGCGGACCGGGACCGGATCGCGGACATCCTCAGGGACGCCCTGGCCGAGGGGCGGATCGACGCCGAGGAGCACTCGGACCGGATCGACGCGGTGTACCGGGCGAAGACCGTCGGGGAGCTGGAGCCGATCGTCCGTGACCTGCCGGGCGCCCGGACCCGCCAGGAGCCCGCGCCGGACTACGGCTACGGCCCGGAGGGAGCCGACGGCCCCCCGGCCAACCTCGTCGCGATCTTCTCCAGCACCACCCGCAAGGGGCGGTGGCGCGTGAGCCGCCGGACGAACGCGTTCGCGCTCTTCGGGAACATCGAGATCGACCTGACCGAGGCGATCTTCGCGCAGCGGCTGACCACCATCAATGCCACGTCGATCTTCGGCAACGTGGAGGTGCGGGTCCCGGAGAACATCAGCCTGCGTGGCAACGGCAGCGGGATCTTCGGCAACTTCGAGGTCGTGACCCTGGAGGGCGTCGACCCGCAGGCCCCGGTCGTCGTCATCAACGGCTACTCGGTCTTCGGGAACGTCGAGGCGAGACCCAAGCGCGGCAAGTGGATCACCGACCTCCAGGACAAGCTGCGCAAGCATCTCGGTCACTGA
- a CDS encoding fumarate hydratase yields MPEFAYSDLLPLGEDTTPYRLVTSEGVSTFEADGRTFLKVEPEALRTLAAEAIHDIQHFLRPAHLAQLRRIIDDPEASSNDKFVALDLLKNANIAAAGVLPMCQDTGTAIVMGKRGQNVLTSGRDEEALSKGVYDAYTKLNLRYSQMAPVTMWEEKNTGSNLPAQIELYATDGGAYKFLFMAKGGGSANKSFLYQETKAVLNEASMMKFLEEKIRSLGTAACPPYHLAIVVGGTSAEFALKTAKYASAHYLDELPTEGSAETGHGFRDKELEEKVFELTQKIGIGAQFGGKYFCHDVRVVRLPRHGASLPVAIAVSCSADRQAVAKITAEGVFLEQLETDPARFLPETTDAHLSEESDVVTIDLNQPMDDILAELTKYPVKTRLSLNGPLVVARDIAHAKIKERLDAGEEMPQYLKDHPVYYAGPAKTPGGYASGSFGPTTAGRMDSYVEQFQAAGGSKVMLAKGNRSQQVTNACGSHGGFYLGSIGGPAARLAQDCIKKVEVVEYEELGMEAVWKIEVEDFPAFIVVDDKGNDFFQNPAPEPTFTHIPVRGPGLG; encoded by the coding sequence ATGCCAGAGTTTGCGTACTCCGATCTGCTCCCCCTGGGAGAGGACACCACGCCCTACCGCCTGGTGACCTCCGAAGGTGTCTCCACCTTCGAGGCCGACGGCCGTACGTTCCTCAAGGTCGAGCCGGAGGCGCTGCGCACGCTGGCCGCCGAGGCGATCCACGACATCCAGCACTTCCTGCGGCCGGCCCACCTGGCCCAGCTGCGCCGGATCATCGACGACCCGGAGGCGTCGAGCAACGACAAGTTCGTCGCGCTCGACCTCCTCAAGAACGCGAACATCGCCGCCGCGGGTGTCCTGCCCATGTGCCAGGACACCGGCACCGCGATCGTCATGGGCAAGCGCGGGCAGAACGTGCTGACCTCCGGCCGCGACGAGGAGGCCCTGTCCAAGGGCGTCTACGACGCGTACACCAAGCTCAACCTGCGGTACTCGCAGATGGCCCCGGTCACCATGTGGGAGGAGAAGAACACCGGCTCGAACCTGCCCGCGCAGATCGAGCTGTACGCGACCGACGGCGGCGCGTACAAGTTCCTCTTCATGGCCAAGGGCGGCGGCTCCGCCAACAAGTCCTTCCTCTACCAGGAGACGAAGGCCGTCCTCAACGAGGCGAGCATGATGAAGTTCCTGGAGGAGAAGATCCGCTCGCTCGGCACGGCGGCCTGCCCGCCGTACCACCTGGCGATCGTCGTCGGCGGCACGTCCGCCGAGTTCGCGCTGAAGACCGCGAAGTACGCCTCCGCGCACTACCTGGACGAGCTGCCCACCGAGGGCTCGGCCGAGACCGGCCACGGCTTCCGCGACAAGGAGCTCGAGGAGAAGGTCTTCGAGCTGACGCAGAAGATCGGCATCGGCGCGCAGTTCGGCGGCAAGTACTTCTGCCACGACGTCCGCGTCGTCCGCCTCCCCCGCCACGGCGCCTCGCTGCCCGTCGCGATCGCCGTCTCCTGCTCGGCCGACCGCCAGGCCGTCGCGAAGATCACCGCCGAGGGCGTCTTCCTGGAGCAGCTGGAGACCGACCCGGCGCGCTTCCTGCCCGAGACGACCGACGCGCACCTCTCCGAGGAGAGCGATGTCGTCACCATCGACCTCAACCAGCCGATGGACGACATCCTCGCCGAGCTGACCAAGTACCCGGTCAAGACCCGCCTCTCCCTCAACGGCCCGCTGGTCGTGGCGCGCGACATCGCGCACGCCAAGATCAAGGAGCGCCTGGACGCGGGCGAGGAGATGCCGCAGTACCTGAAGGACCACCCGGTCTACTACGCGGGCCCGGCGAAGACCCCCGGGGGGTACGCCTCCGGTTCCTTCGGTCCGACGACGGCCGGCCGGATGGACTCGTACGTCGAGCAGTTCCAGGCGGCGGGCGGCTCCAAGGTCATGCTGGCCAAGGGCAACCGCTCGCAGCAGGTCACGAACGCCTGTGGCAGCCACGGCGGCTTCTACCTCGGCTCGATCGGCGGCCCGGCGGCGCGGCTCGCGCAGGACTGCATCAAGAAGGTCGAGGTCGTCGAGTACGAGGAGCTCGGCATGGAGGCGGTCTGGAAGATCGAGGTCGAGGACTTCCCGGCGTTCATCGTGGTGGACGACAAGGGCAACGACTTCTTCCAGAACCCGGCCCCGGAGCCGACGTTCACCCACATCCCGGTGCGGGGCCCCGGCCTCGGCTGA
- a CDS encoding helix-turn-helix transcriptional regulator — translation MTDVQNRCGEGPDPFEGLVLRRLDEIRQALRCAETGPPPPGTLAGTDVEVVTGAPAIAERYAALQRSARREILALSAGPAVAVPAAANSGQREAMRAGVRYRVVYERDTLTHSDTPPLLEHWASLGEEMRVAFGLPLKVVLVDRARALVVPLVDDEREGAPGKDDEPTATVLRSRPLIDALGWIFDRVWDSALPVPVALAAAVDGPLTAEDRRLLTLLLNGYTDQAIGSQLGVSERTVQRRVRRLLALAGVRSRLQLGWHAARHHWL, via the coding sequence ATGACGGATGTCCAGAACCGGTGCGGGGAGGGCCCCGACCCCTTCGAGGGGCTCGTCCTCAGACGCCTGGACGAGATCCGGCAGGCGCTGCGGTGCGCCGAGACCGGACCGCCGCCTCCGGGGACCCTCGCCGGGACCGACGTGGAGGTCGTCACCGGGGCGCCGGCCATCGCCGAACGGTACGCGGCGCTCCAGCGCTCGGCCCGGCGCGAGATCCTCGCGCTCTCCGCCGGGCCCGCCGTCGCGGTGCCGGCGGCGGCCAACTCCGGGCAGCGGGAGGCGATGCGGGCGGGGGTGCGGTACCGGGTGGTGTACGAGCGGGACACGCTCACCCACTCCGACACCCCGCCGCTGCTCGAACACTGGGCTTCGCTGGGCGAGGAGATGCGGGTCGCGTTCGGACTGCCGCTGAAGGTGGTGCTCGTGGACCGGGCGCGGGCGCTCGTCGTCCCGCTGGTGGACGACGAGCGGGAGGGCGCCCCGGGGAAGGACGACGAGCCGACCGCCACGGTGCTGCGGTCGCGACCGCTGATCGATGCGCTCGGCTGGATCTTCGACCGGGTCTGGGACAGCGCGCTGCCGGTGCCTGTGGCGCTCGCGGCGGCGGTCGACGGGCCGTTGACCGCGGAGGACCGACGGCTGCTGACACTGCTGCTCAACGGGTACACGGACCAGGCGATCGGGTCCCAACTGGGCGTGTCGGAACGGACGGTGCAGCGGCGGGTGCGGAGGCTGCTGGCGCTGGCGGGGGTTCGGAGTCGGCTGCAGCTCGGCTGGCACGCGGCCCGTCACCACTGGCTCTGA
- a CDS encoding S8 family serine peptidase — MSRRRSTAISTALALAAASLALTVGPAAADADPAPAPVADKLGAHDRALLARYERQHATARSAAAAPGFATLIVAVAEGRTAEAEAALAELGAGVKTVRTDDSVGYLKANVPFGLVEQVAALDSVAAVDLDELLEIEDTRVDGAAAAGATAARTPGAALPAAPSAATPDANPYMPTRETGSTDFKGDHPTFDGRGVTIGIMDTGVDPTHPALARTTTGENKLVESVTGTDPNNFIDLIFDSSWFLMGRQQSGPTVVTPDGQAWTGPSGSDLRVQNRLLSMPGGKQRRIGVLFRDGDGSIRVDTDGDFDFTDEEAMRQFGVDRQIGYLGTDDPATPVNERVPFTVQWKKVNATTIGVNVNVITEAHGTHVAGITAAHGLYGGAMDGQAPGAKLVSMKACHAAGCSSAALTDGMIDLATRYGVDVINMSIGSSPELNDGQSARALVYNRLIDTTGVQLFISAGNSGAGTNTVGDPTGGDKVVSVGAAVSDATWWANYGSRTKDARAMFPFSSRGPREDGGFKPDVTAPGSAVSTTPDWIAPSSVPETGYELPPGYSMLNGTSMSSPQAAGAGALLLSAAKQSGVSASPAELRAAIYSTARWNGKADAVAQGRGQFDVPKAWSVLGQGKAATSDTVTVSAPVCTPLSGQLVTPHRGSGLFNSCAPGAGGQAVGEERAYALTVTRTTGSDLPVRYEVGLKGGDDTYSVPSSVVLAKNVPTTLMVTAKPPTQGVHSAVLVLDDGNTRAVEQHTMLAVEAAVPLEIGGTPLTVTGVTYRNDTVHYTVAVPAGASTLTVSMDGLDEGSQTRWWAFKPTGVSGETSAGGTIYCYNGYLDGYGCDPKSRTYDKPAAGVWELVVESRRTSPLWANPYTLTATVS; from the coding sequence ATGTCCCGTCGCAGATCGACCGCGATATCCACCGCCCTCGCACTGGCCGCCGCCTCTCTCGCCCTCACCGTGGGCCCCGCAGCGGCAGACGCCGACCCCGCCCCCGCCCCCGTGGCCGACAAGCTGGGCGCCCACGACCGCGCCCTGCTCGCGCGGTACGAGCGGCAGCACGCCACCGCCCGGAGCGCGGCCGCCGCGCCCGGCTTCGCCACCCTGATCGTCGCCGTCGCCGAAGGCCGTACCGCCGAGGCGGAGGCCGCGCTCGCCGAGCTGGGCGCGGGCGTGAAGACGGTCCGTACCGACGATTCCGTCGGCTACCTCAAGGCCAATGTCCCCTTCGGTCTCGTCGAGCAGGTCGCCGCCCTCGACTCCGTCGCCGCCGTCGACCTCGACGAGCTCCTCGAGATCGAGGACACACGTGTGGACGGCGCGGCCGCGGCGGGCGCCACGGCCGCCCGCACGCCCGGTGCCGCGCTGCCCGCCGCCCCCTCCGCCGCCACGCCGGACGCCAATCCGTACATGCCGACCCGTGAGACCGGGTCCACGGACTTCAAGGGCGACCACCCGACCTTCGACGGGCGGGGGGTGACCATCGGGATCATGGACACCGGTGTCGACCCGACGCACCCGGCGCTCGCGCGGACGACGACCGGCGAGAACAAGCTGGTCGAGTCGGTGACGGGCACCGACCCGAACAACTTCATCGACCTGATCTTCGACTCCAGCTGGTTCCTGATGGGCCGGCAGCAGTCCGGTCCGACCGTCGTCACCCCCGACGGACAGGCCTGGACCGGTCCGTCCGGCTCCGACCTGCGGGTGCAGAACCGCCTGCTGTCGATGCCCGGCGGCAAGCAGCGGAGGATCGGTGTCCTCTTCCGTGACGGGGACGGTTCGATCCGGGTCGACACGGACGGCGACTTCGACTTCACCGACGAGGAGGCGATGCGGCAGTTCGGCGTCGACCGCCAGATCGGGTACCTCGGCACGGACGACCCCGCGACGCCGGTCAACGAGCGCGTCCCCTTCACCGTCCAGTGGAAGAAGGTCAACGCCACCACCATCGGTGTGAACGTCAACGTCATCACCGAGGCGCACGGCACCCACGTCGCCGGCATCACCGCCGCGCACGGCCTGTACGGCGGCGCCATGGACGGGCAGGCGCCGGGCGCGAAGCTCGTCTCGATGAAGGCCTGCCACGCGGCCGGCTGCTCCTCGGCCGCGCTCACCGACGGCATGATCGACCTCGCCACGCGGTACGGCGTCGACGTCATCAACATGTCGATCGGGTCGAGCCCCGAGCTCAACGACGGCCAGAGCGCCCGCGCGCTCGTCTACAACCGGCTGATCGACACCACCGGCGTCCAGCTCTTCATCTCCGCCGGCAACTCCGGCGCGGGGACGAACACGGTCGGCGACCCGACCGGCGGCGACAAGGTCGTCAGCGTCGGCGCGGCCGTCTCGGACGCCACCTGGTGGGCGAACTACGGCTCGCGGACGAAGGACGCCCGCGCCATGTTCCCGTTCTCCTCGCGCGGCCCGCGCGAGGACGGCGGCTTCAAGCCGGACGTCACCGCGCCCGGCTCGGCCGTCTCCACCACCCCCGACTGGATCGCTCCCTCCTCCGTCCCCGAGACCGGCTACGAGCTGCCGCCCGGCTACTCGATGCTGAACGGCACCTCGATGTCGTCCCCGCAGGCCGCCGGCGCCGGTGCCCTGCTGCTCTCGGCCGCGAAGCAGTCCGGGGTCTCCGCCTCGCCCGCCGAGCTGCGGGCCGCGATCTACTCCACCGCCCGCTGGAACGGCAAGGCCGACGCGGTCGCCCAGGGCCGCGGCCAGTTCGACGTGCCGAAGGCCTGGTCCGTCCTCGGTCAGGGCAAGGCGGCGACCTCCGACACCGTCACCGTCTCGGCTCCCGTGTGCACCCCGCTCTCCGGCCAGCTCGTCACCCCGCACCGGGGCAGCGGCCTCTTCAACAGCTGCGCCCCCGGGGCGGGCGGCCAGGCCGTCGGTGAGGAGCGCGCGTACGCGCTGACCGTGACCCGCACCACCGGCTCCGACCTTCCCGTACGGTACGAGGTCGGGCTGAAGGGCGGCGACGACACCTACTCCGTGCCGTCCTCCGTGGTCCTCGCCAAGAACGTGCCGACCACGCTGATGGTGACGGCGAAGCCGCCCACCCAGGGCGTCCACTCCGCGGTCCTCGTCCTCGACGACGGGAACACCCGGGCCGTCGAGCAGCACACGATGCTCGCGGTCGAGGCCGCCGTCCCGCTGGAGATCGGCGGGACCCCGCTGACCGTCACCGGCGTCACGTACCGCAACGACACGGTGCACTACACGGTGGCCGTGCCGGCCGGGGCGAGCACGCTGACCGTCTCGATGGACGGCCTGGACGAGGGCAGCCAGACCCGCTGGTGGGCCTTCAAGCCGACCGGCGTCTCCGGTGAGACCTCCGCCGGCGGCACGATCTACTGCTACAACGGCTACCTCGACGGCTACGGCTGCGACCCGAAGTCCCGGACGTACGACAAGCCCGCCGCGGGTGTCTGGGAGCTGGTCGTGGAGTCCCGGCGCACGTCCCCGCTGTGGGCGAACCCGTACACGCTGACGGCCACCGTCTCCTGA
- a CDS encoding HAD family acid phosphatase, with protein MPVTPFRRRAAAGTTATLALTAFLVVGPAPTASASDPDGHSTSTAAFKDVDYTTWRRDVAAVVAQARPYIEERSKNAGTEKQAIVLDIDNSSLETDFHPFWELPTPAIADVRALVRDAHDRGVDVFFVTARPGIIHSLTDWNLKQAGYPVDGLYVRSLPDLFAEVSAYKTEQRAKIEGKGYTIIANIGNNTTDLVGGHAERTFKLPDYGGKLS; from the coding sequence ATGCCCGTCACGCCCTTCCGCAGGCGCGCCGCCGCCGGAACCACCGCCACGCTCGCGCTGACCGCCTTCCTCGTCGTCGGCCCCGCCCCCACCGCCTCCGCCTCCGACCCGGACGGCCACAGCACGTCGACCGCCGCCTTCAAGGACGTCGACTACACGACCTGGCGCCGTGACGTGGCGGCCGTGGTCGCGCAGGCCCGCCCGTACATCGAGGAGCGTTCCAAGAACGCCGGCACCGAGAAGCAGGCGATCGTCCTCGACATCGACAACAGCTCGCTGGAGACGGACTTCCACCCCTTCTGGGAGCTGCCCACCCCGGCCATCGCCGATGTGCGCGCCCTCGTCCGCGACGCCCACGACCGCGGGGTCGACGTCTTCTTCGTCACCGCCCGCCCGGGGATCATCCACTCCCTCACCGACTGGAACCTGAAGCAGGCCGGCTACCCGGTCGACGGGCTGTACGTGCGCTCGCTTCCCGACCTGTTCGCCGAGGTCAGCGCGTACAAGACGGAGCAGCGCGCCAAGATCGAGGGCAAGGGCTACACGATCATCGCGAACATCGGCAACAACACCACCGACCTGGTCGGCGGCCACGCCGAGCGGACGTTCAAGCTCCCGGACTACGGCGGCAAGCTCTCCTGA
- a CDS encoding lipoprotein: MRHPIRTLAPAAAALAAGLLLAGCGDVEPMPEVTQGARPTAAPATEAAAPATKAPAAAASHLTVGGPGTACALPVSFGVAEKWTPKAIEDPENPEFAAFTRRGPATMRCEVDAKPAGHVGFLRVWTSGKGSARTALEGFVKAEQNTSEVTYKEGASGAGPVTEVTYTVYNELMEESKEERAFAVSTPKGTVIVHLGGLDTAEHRAMIPAYELARSTLKTL, translated from the coding sequence ATGAGACACCCCATACGGACCCTGGCCCCGGCCGCCGCCGCCCTGGCGGCGGGGCTGCTGCTCGCCGGCTGCGGCGACGTCGAGCCGATGCCCGAGGTCACGCAGGGCGCACGCCCCACGGCGGCACCCGCCACAGAGGCGGCGGCACCCGCCACGAAGGCGCCCGCGGCCGCCGCGTCGCACCTGACCGTCGGCGGTCCGGGGACGGCCTGCGCACTGCCCGTCTCCTTCGGTGTGGCGGAGAAGTGGACGCCCAAGGCGATCGAGGACCCCGAGAACCCGGAGTTCGCGGCGTTCACCCGGCGGGGGCCGGCCACCATGCGCTGCGAGGTGGACGCCAAGCCGGCCGGTCACGTCGGCTTCCTGCGGGTCTGGACGTCCGGGAAGGGCTCGGCCAGGACGGCACTCGAAGGGTTCGTGAAGGCCGAGCAGAACACCTCCGAGGTCACCTACAAGGAGGGCGCGTCCGGCGCGGGGCCCGTCACCGAGGTGACGTACACCGTCTACAACGAGCTGATGGAGGAGTCGAAGGAGGAGCGCGCCTTCGCCGTCTCGACGCCGAAGGGGACGGTGATCGTGCACCTCGGCGGGCTCGACACCGCGGAGCACCGGGCGATGATCCCGGCCTACGAACTGGCCAGGAGCACGCTCAAGACACTGTGA
- a CDS encoding ricin-type beta-trefoil lectin domain protein, translated as MRRTRYRLRWPIAVVAAAAAALGTMTAAAPAGAAGTLTASVAASVPLPPELEAIRAAEATKIYGSPEERPLAQRKTGLISLGDSEISGEGVGTYEPPTNGPTNWCHRSPDAAIHRTGIPADLTFNVSCSGAYTGNIRIGGSKQYADELVQSDNLAVKARNTRIKMITLVAGANDDLQFGPVMTDCVTRYLLLQGACEPKYAGGWQARVDALVPKVEQTVRDLKTVMRDAGYADGDYKLVVMGYPSPIGPDFHDNPDFPGKLICGGLGYDSDTVWGRNTAVPAFERGMRAAAASTGAVYLDNSRLFHGHEVCMEDAWARGLYIDLSKPGTPDENSVRQSFHPNARGHAAFASCLTQIYDSGAREASCADVNSSGTPTLFPLAWDDAYKPLKNQATGNCLDVDAATSSNGTAVLGWDCHGGRNQGWWYDSTRRTVHTELTQDRCLDVPASGYQAGKALVLWNCHGGGNQKFVRDGATIRPAEATGLCLTQSAAKQPIRLQTCDGSANQKFA; from the coding sequence ATGAGGCGCACCAGGTACAGACTCCGCTGGCCCATCGCCGTCGTCGCCGCGGCCGCCGCCGCGCTCGGCACGATGACCGCCGCCGCCCCCGCCGGAGCGGCCGGCACCCTCACAGCATCGGTCGCCGCTTCCGTACCGCTCCCGCCGGAGCTGGAGGCGATCCGGGCCGCCGAGGCCACCAAGATCTACGGCAGCCCCGAGGAGCGCCCGCTCGCCCAGCGCAAGACCGGTCTGATCTCGCTCGGCGACAGCGAGATCTCCGGCGAGGGCGTCGGTACCTACGAGCCCCCCACCAACGGTCCCACCAACTGGTGCCACCGCTCGCCCGACGCCGCCATCCACCGCACCGGAATCCCCGCGGACCTCACGTTCAACGTGTCCTGCTCCGGCGCGTACACCGGCAACATCCGGATCGGCGGCTCGAAGCAGTACGCCGACGAGCTCGTCCAGAGCGACAACCTGGCCGTCAAGGCGCGCAACACCCGCATCAAGATGATCACGCTCGTCGCCGGCGCCAACGACGACCTGCAGTTCGGGCCCGTCATGACCGACTGCGTAACGCGCTACCTCCTCCTCCAGGGCGCCTGCGAGCCCAAGTACGCGGGTGGCTGGCAGGCCCGCGTCGACGCGCTCGTCCCCAAGGTCGAGCAGACCGTGCGCGACCTCAAGACCGTGATGCGCGACGCCGGTTACGCCGACGGCGACTACAAGCTCGTCGTCATGGGCTACCCCAGCCCCATCGGCCCCGACTTCCACGACAACCCCGACTTCCCCGGGAAGCTGATCTGCGGCGGACTCGGCTACGACTCCGACACCGTCTGGGGCCGCAACACCGCCGTCCCCGCGTTCGAGCGCGGGATGCGCGCGGCGGCCGCCTCCACCGGCGCCGTCTACCTCGACAACTCGCGGCTCTTCCACGGCCACGAGGTCTGCATGGAGGACGCCTGGGCCCGCGGCCTCTACATCGACCTCTCCAAGCCCGGGACCCCGGACGAGAACTCCGTACGGCAGTCCTTCCACCCCAACGCGCGCGGGCACGCCGCCTTCGCGTCCTGCCTCACCCAGATCTACGACTCGGGGGCGCGTGAGGCCAGTTGCGCCGACGTGAACTCCTCGGGCACGCCGACGCTCTTCCCGCTCGCCTGGGACGACGCGTACAAGCCGCTGAAGAACCAGGCGACGGGCAACTGTCTGGACGTCGACGCGGCCACCTCGTCCAACGGCACCGCCGTCCTCGGCTGGGACTGCCACGGCGGCCGCAACCAGGGCTGGTGGTACGACTCCACCCGTCGCACCGTCCACACCGAGCTGACCCAGGACCGCTGCCTGGACGTCCCCGCGTCCGGCTACCAGGCGGGCAAGGCGCTCGTCCTGTGGAACTGCCACGGCGGCGGCAACCAGAAGTTCGTCCGCGACGGCGCCACGATCCGCCCGGCCGAGGCGACCGGCCTCTGCCTCACCCAGAGCGCGGCGAAGCAGCCGATCAGGCTCCAGACCTGCGACGGCTCGGCGAACCAGAAGTTCGCGTAG